A segment of the Cinclus cinclus chromosome 3, bCinCin1.1, whole genome shotgun sequence genome:
gaaacaggttgtgaaatgatccagtaaaggtacaagttctgccacaggtgcaagtatttgtttggagacagtactcctgaggtgttggtggttctattttggggaggatcagctgctttggccatttctggatcgttgggctctgtgtgctatttcgCTGCTCTTAGccagagaggcttccaagaagcaaatctcgaggtggatccttgtttgcattaaggttgttgtttcagaagtttgtgtttctgtcccggcagtgcttgtggaaggggtttatgccaggagccctgaagtggtccagcgctacgccctgcccgtgctctggtccttcctggagaacaaggcgctgcctgtccgcagcgccaatgtgcgcacggtggtcaccaggctcgcctctgccctctacgaggtgatgggcaccaagctgaagaagcgtgctgccagccagcccccacatgtccaggaaaacctctccaacatcctgggctggtgaaggcttgatgttctccagcaagttgaccaaatgctgagatggacacctgcGGTTCTGGCCTTTTAGCTGtgccagaaatgacaaaatactcaggaagggtgtgcatctgcccctgctctctccactgcccttcctagtcatggcatgctcaggggcctgaagacactctggattgaggacaaagtgaaggactagcatggctcagcctcccacagaggtaaggtgggagctgggccgctctctggtgggaggaagggtcttgtgccagcctggagagcctgtgcacattgccagggagcagttgtgccctgcaggtgccccctgccattactgtgctgctgccagtgccccgtggagctgtagggctgctgagctgtggggcagggagaggagcaggaggctgcatgtgcagctgagccattgctgggaagcacagggctctgggctccctgctgtcccagggcagcccagaggccagggagttcccctgggagctctgtggaagtggctcagggtgtgcccctggcctgcctccagagggtgatggtaggagaatgtttccctgtgcagctatttatgaatttccaagaaatgtgttctatgaaatatggagcttcagatgctttaggtttgcattgcagcctctgttacattttgtgtctccattttgcagacctgcctggctcctgtgtttccaccaagttttctctggacattcttttgtgcatttacccacaaagtcctttcctgctgtccagaagagctctttcctccaagcccaggaagaagctgctgcctatccaaagagcgtttgaagacaaggatttatgcattagcctgtatagttccagatgtacatatgttctgatagttatctgtacgtttcaataaatatattttgattctatcttaataattttgttgttatattttttattgtgtatatttttggtggtatgttttgttttttatattttatagttttatattttttcccattgacatgctaaggatggccaggtccttgagagcttgagatggggaagggagagcctccctgattttgtgagtttctctgggagggtggggccagtgtggggaaggaggccaaggccacgagattcgaagcaggtaaaggagggtgggggggcagttactggtactcacccctttttggctctggaaggaggaaggcagctggaaaacctcaccgcgccatcccagtgccaggagctgcctcttctggtgttggacctcacacccctgccaggatgctgtcctgcttcagtttgctatctccaagcatcctgttggagcaccgggaccgacactgctccaaggattcgtgagcagagtctctcctccacccttcccatctgaGACACaactgccatcacccccagctctcctgcagctgtgcagggatccacacacctgccctgtccactgggaacctgccagagctcactgccaatggcgatggtaactgcaccagggggggaaagagcacacaaccaaaggaactgtgactgggttcctgttaatttcatagttattgttgtttagattggccttgttatatatttagtagagaactgttcttcctgtccccctatctttccctgagaacctcttgatttcaaaattatactgactcagtgggaaggattttactttctccatttcaagggaaggtcctgctttttccctagcacacacctgtccattcaaactaggatacggagcatgaggtgcagggctgatgtgtgaaagcatgaggatctcctccaaagtaacttgtttaattgtccattttattacttctctatttactccacactactaaggcaaggcaagctttgcttgcaggcaaaacaggcatgggatacactagggtcccttgcaggatcagcagggctggcagtgacaaagcaggcaatctgctccatggtgagccactacacagccgcatcccaatgtgggtttaagtagcatggtattatggagaactccttttctgcatcagataccaaaagaacgttcacagcttctggtggctgtcagctggagcattccacaggcaacacgagctctccaggcactcagtgttctctagtgtcagaggcagagacacacttgaggagagtccatgtcaggggtcagccttcccaaactgagcaatggatgcttctgccactaacactgacaggaaataaacaaacaaaatttctgtgcacaccagggctacgtatggattaaattatttctgtttcacatcccggccagaacaacatcgtggtcagaatatcattgttcctagattctctaacactaaaaatattgctggagagtttttgtcattcccatagatttggtgacatccagacacacttaacaatccatttgggtccaagttccatattgcagacgatgtctttgggcagcctgcaagtgtctcagcagagaatgaaaagggatgacaatactgacacgatttctctttgctacttgaaatttaaaagctccgctccagcccacactggcaaaattgtcagaagaggcaattcttccccacaaaatgcttcatctcactcaaacaagaaagccacaagccaacagtcttctttacgcctccactgctttatttggctatttctctaataggaattagcttcatttattcttactttgtttcctgtgttccacggggcgcgcggcggctcctccgttgggttcgcggaggcaacggcagaacggccgcgcgctccggcggctccgcagcagcagcagcagcagcgcctgtctcgatcggttttccgctcgagttcccgctcgccctccgtgcccttctccctctcagactccctgtgatcccgttcAGTCCCCTCCTTGttgcgcctctcccagcccggctcatgccgcgccccgcaaggcggccgtgggcgagccggccccctgcccgcccctgtcgggcacgccgcggtgccgcctccgcggggctcagtccgtaccgcctgtggcaccttttgaagagcctgtggacgagctcctcgctgcgctggtggcggtggtggagcagcagcgtctcttggctccgcctggcgcgggccctggcgctggcccggccccgaccgaggcccctcccgcggttccgcccacagctggcccgcagccgcccggctcccgccccgccgccggcgcattcccccgagcgagcctcgccgcccggcagttcggccgccggccccgaggcgccggagcccggggcggctcgggaagcagcggcggccggggcgggcgggtgccCCGGGCAGAATGCCGAGAGCGCCGTGCCGTCCGCACGGGcggagaagcctcccctggagcagctgtaccgggagggcccgctgctggggagcggcggcttcggcagcgtttacgccgggacccggctcgccgacggcgtcccggtaagagacggggccggctcggagcggggaggggggcggcgagcggcgggcggcgagctgagccctccgctcgccttggcttgcaggtggccatcaagcgagtgtcccgggaccgcgtcttggagtgggcgcggctggtgagtgagcggggccagcgggagcaggcggcggggcgtggcgggcggggtaaggccaggcccggccgggtgggagccgggacgctgcgatgggagcgagcgtggagcgagcgggggccgcgcagcgtcccgggccatgggcaatgggagctgcggtggcgccgggcagggggtggcgaaggcgagcgcagcatcggcgccgctgacggcatggcggctcccccgcagcacgacggcgcccttgtgcccctggagctggtgctgctctggatggcgtcgtggcccggcttccgcggcatcgtgcggctcctggactggttcgagctgcccgacggcttcgcgctggtcatggagcgtccggagcgctgtcaggacctctggcacctgctgcacgcgggagggttcctgccagagcccgtggcgcgggcgctgttccggcaggtgctgggggccgtgcggcactgcaccagccgcggcgtcctgcaccgcgacatcaaggccgagaacgtgctcgttgacctggccaccggcgaggcgaagctcatcgacttcggctgcggcaccatcctgcaggacacgttctacacccagatggccggtgagcccaaagccggggcccagccgggcagtggagcttctcccctgtgcttccacaggtggaacacacagggagggagggagggagggggaatgctgcttcagccggctgcagccaagttgcattttggcaggagctggggctggcttttgaggagctggctgggagggagggagcaatcagcattggcctgatgagctgtgcccgtgtgccataggaacgcgggagtactacccaccggagtggatcctctttggccgctaccatggccagccagccaccatctggtccctgggcatcctgctctatctgctggtgtgcaggcaccttcctttcaaaagcagcgAGGACATCGTccggggacagctcttcttcccgccccgggtgtctcaaggtggggatgggccttcaaggcacgggagcaagaacggctttgggagagggcaggtggcacataagtgtcctgctgttgcagctggggaggaggttcatctcctgggctgagctggaggaggcGGCACGtgtgcttctgctgctctcttccagaagagaggatggatgggaagctgtgcgaacagctctgagcactcttagtgtgctgtgggcactgtgaaatctgggagagcatggacaggagctgaccagcagtt
Coding sequences within it:
- the LOC134042051 gene encoding serine/threonine-protein kinase pim-1-like, which encodes MLAEKNLEPKDVELFEKEMKKRRAKKTSWQVPPQRVEPKDAAEATAAGAGGCPGQNAESAVPSARAEKPPLEQLYREGPLLGSGGFGSVYAGTRLADGVPVAIKRVSRDRVLEWARLHDGALVPLELVLLWMASWPGFRGIVRLLDWFELPDGFALVMERPERCQDLWHLLHAGGFLPEPVARALFRQVLGAVRHCTSRGVLHRDIKAENVLVDLATGEAKLIDFGCGTILQDTFYTQMAGTREYYPPEWILFGRYHGQPATIWSLGILLYLLVCRHLPFKSSEDIVRGQLFFPPRVSQECQHLIRWCLSMDPADRPSLDDLLPLPPIQKGSPSTKSNMMSRGERDNGKNGTGYKEDNIRNNRDQDSEGKPLPPIQKGSPSTKSNMMSRGERDNGKNGTGYKEDNIRNNRDQDSEGKAHKVSSGGRINIHKVSGRYSVS